The Enterobacter kobei genome has a segment encoding these proteins:
- a CDS encoding DUF2950 family protein, whose protein sequence is MKNKLLCGMVVFMMSASAMAQQSFSTPEQATDALASAISEQNESAMSNLLGENWRDFLPPEGVDPDAVARFLRDWKVRHNTVVEGNTAHLAVGDSGWQLPIPVVKTASGWQFDMKEGAEEILTREIGRNELAAIEALHAYVDAQQNYFALNQKYAQKIVSADGKKDGLYWPVSPGETPSPLGPAFSPKEPGAGYHGYRFRILPDNNGFAMVAWPVSYGQTGVMSFVINQNDKVYQSDLGRDSEQKVRVMTAYSPDKTWQPVEP, encoded by the coding sequence ATGAAAAATAAACTTCTCTGTGGAATGGTGGTGTTCATGATGTCGGCGTCCGCGATGGCGCAGCAATCTTTCAGCACGCCAGAACAGGCAACAGATGCGCTGGCTAGCGCCATCAGCGAGCAAAACGAAAGTGCGATGAGCAATCTGCTCGGCGAAAACTGGCGCGACTTTCTGCCGCCTGAAGGGGTAGATCCTGATGCCGTTGCTCGCTTCCTGCGTGACTGGAAAGTCCGGCACAACACGGTTGTCGAGGGTAACACAGCACATCTTGCTGTCGGAGACAGCGGCTGGCAGCTTCCCATCCCGGTGGTTAAAACCGCTTCCGGCTGGCAATTTGACATGAAAGAAGGGGCCGAGGAGATCCTGACCCGCGAGATTGGGCGTAACGAGCTTGCCGCCATTGAAGCCTTACATGCCTATGTGGATGCCCAGCAGAACTATTTTGCGCTGAACCAGAAATACGCGCAGAAAATTGTCAGCGCGGACGGGAAAAAGGATGGTTTGTACTGGCCCGTCTCGCCAGGCGAAACGCCAAGCCCACTTGGTCCGGCGTTCAGTCCGAAAGAGCCTGGGGCGGGATACCACGGCTATCGCTTCCGCATCCTGCCGGATAATAACGGTTTCGCGATGGTGGCCTGGCCGGTCAGCTATGGTCAAACCGGCGTGATGAGCTTCGTGATAAACCAGAACGACAAGGTTTACCAGTCCGATCTCGGCCGCGATTCTGAGCAGAAAGTC
- a CDS encoding DUF3300 domain-containing protein — MKLPFKPHLLVLLCSTGLFAASGVMFVKSRASEPVAPAPVAQQQVATPAAQPAPVVAPAYTAAQIDQWVAPIALYPDALLSQILMASTYPANVIQAAQWSKDNPNMQGDAAIQAVASQPWDPSVKSLVAFPQLMSLMGGNPPWVQNLGDAFLAQPKDVMDSVQRLRALAQKTGALQSTPQQTVTTVTKPAPAKTTSSESTTSTAPAPTVIKIESADPQVVYVPTYNPNTVYGTWPNSAYPPTYLPPSPGEQFTDSLVKGLGFSLGVATTYAIFSNIDWDDDDDWDHHHHDDDWDHGGYNRNGDNNININVQNFNKISGQRLTDASRTWQHNPAYREGVPYPTNQLNTRFHSTNTATGLSATQQKPVNRDSQRQAALSQMEKSTGKTFPQTAHPGIKDAQRQASSEQLKQISQRSNYRGYDTKTQTAKRTTTQQRENRQTATQRQEKRISQPAQQHALQQRTSQPRANALSGNDSRSANWQAQQQRGSQSRQLAARHQPPRQASAGRVEHREFRHR, encoded by the coding sequence GCGTGATGTTTGTCAAAAGCCGTGCATCAGAGCCTGTCGCTCCCGCGCCTGTCGCCCAACAACAGGTGGCAACACCTGCGGCCCAACCCGCTCCCGTTGTCGCACCAGCTTACACGGCCGCGCAAATCGATCAGTGGGTCGCCCCGATTGCGCTCTACCCGGACGCGCTGCTGTCTCAAATTTTAATGGCATCGACCTATCCGGCCAACGTTATCCAGGCCGCGCAGTGGTCAAAAGATAACCCCAACATGCAGGGCGATGCCGCGATTCAGGCGGTGGCGAGCCAGCCGTGGGATCCCAGCGTGAAATCGCTGGTGGCGTTTCCTCAGTTAATGTCGCTGATGGGCGGGAATCCACCGTGGGTACAAAACCTCGGCGATGCGTTTCTCGCGCAGCCGAAGGACGTGATGGATTCCGTTCAGCGCCTGCGCGCGCTGGCGCAGAAGACCGGCGCTTTACAATCCACGCCTCAGCAGACGGTCACCACCGTGACAAAACCGGCGCCAGCGAAAACTACCTCCAGCGAGTCAACCACATCTACCGCGCCCGCACCCACGGTCATTAAAATTGAATCCGCTGACCCGCAGGTCGTTTACGTCCCCACCTATAACCCCAATACGGTTTACGGTACCTGGCCAAACAGCGCGTATCCGCCAACCTATCTCCCGCCCTCGCCTGGAGAGCAATTTACCGACAGCCTGGTGAAAGGCTTAGGCTTTAGCCTGGGCGTGGCGACAACCTACGCCATCTTCAGCAATATCGACTGGGATGACGATGATGACTGGGATCATCACCATCATGACGATGACTGGGATCACGGCGGCTATAATCGCAACGGTGATAACAACATCAATATTAACGTTCAGAACTTTAATAAAATCAGTGGTCAGCGTCTGACGGACGCCAGCCGCACCTGGCAGCACAACCCGGCCTACCGGGAAGGTGTGCCCTACCCGACAAACCAGCTCAACACGCGCTTCCACTCCACCAACACGGCTACGGGGCTCAGCGCAACACAGCAAAAACCGGTTAACCGCGATAGCCAGCGTCAGGCCGCCCTCAGCCAGATGGAGAAATCGACGGGCAAAACCTTCCCACAGACTGCGCACCCGGGGATTAAAGATGCACAGCGGCAGGCCTCAAGTGAACAGCTCAAGCAGATTTCTCAGCGCAGTAACTACCGTGGCTATGACACCAAAACTCAGACGGCGAAGCGGACAACCACACAGCAGCGCGAAAACCGCCAGACCGCAACGCAGCGACAGGAGAAACGAATCTCACAACCTGCGCAACAACACGCGCTCCAGCAGCGAACCAGTCAGCCCAGGGCGAATGCGCTGAGCGGTAACGACAGTCGCTCCGCCAACTGGCAAGCCCAGCAGCAGCGTGGTTCGCAAAGCAGACAACTGGCTGCCCGTCATCAGCCGCCGCGTCAGGCATCTGCCGGACGTGTTGAACACCGTGAATTCCGTCATCGTTAA